The genomic segment GGCGAGACCTTGAACCTGAGGAAGGCCGGCACCGCGTCACCCTCCAGCGCGATCAGCTCGCCGGAGGCCTTGTCGGCATCAATGGCGTCCAGCACAATCAGGTGGTCAACGCCTTCGAGGTAGCCCAGCAGCTCCAGGCCCGACGTACCGCCGTCCAGC from the Chloracidobacterium sp. genome contains:
- a CDS encoding hydrogenase maturation protease; this translates as MARALVLGVGNILEKDEGLGVRAVEWLQANVRFPANGQEVMLLDGGTSGLELLGYLEGVDHLIVLDAIDADKASGELIALEGDAVPAFLRFKVSP